The Deltaproteobacteria bacterium genome window below encodes:
- a CDS encoding DUF423 domain-containing protein, giving the protein MGAHALSGRIDAQALGWWRTAADYAQLHAVVLVAIGLSRARARALRVAVPAFAAGIAIFSGTLMAMALGAPRWFGAITPLGGLCLMAGWLALAAAAVASRELAEPAPERGPDDARRGPS; this is encoded by the coding sequence ATGGGGGCCCACGCGTTGTCGGGCCGCATCGACGCGCAGGCGCTGGGCTGGTGGCGCACCGCGGCCGACTACGCCCAGCTCCACGCGGTGGTGCTGGTTGCGATCGGGCTGTCACGCGCGCGCGCGCGGGCGCTGCGGGTCGCGGTGCCGGCGTTCGCCGCCGGCATCGCGATCTTCTCGGGCACGCTGATGGCGATGGCCCTGGGCGCACCGCGGTGGTTCGGCGCGATCACGCCGCTGGGCGGGCTGTGCCTGATGGCCGGCTGGTTGGCGCTCGCCGCCGCCGCCGTGGCCTCGCGCGAGCTTGCCGAGCCGGCGCCCGAGCGTGGGCCCGACGACGCACGGCGCGGCCCAAGCTGA
- a CDS encoding PilZ domain-containing protein, producing the protein MTPFEQAFLSAVLRYVSLVHAPHDAGRDELTGLRVLLEQSNAAPDERRRHRRMLVDLAAITRDADMQAPARVLDIGAGGLRLRNDGRLPLRTGDRVVVSLTSERSSLRIDLPVEVVRRTGADEVGVRFCGPPLSLQRSLQAADGGGRHGTGRMGAVG; encoded by the coding sequence ATGACGCCCTTCGAGCAAGCGTTCCTCTCGGCGGTGCTGCGCTATGTCTCCTTGGTGCACGCGCCCCACGACGCCGGGCGTGACGAGCTCACCGGGCTGCGGGTCTTGCTCGAGCAGAGCAACGCTGCGCCCGACGAGCGGCGTCGCCATCGACGCATGCTCGTCGATCTCGCTGCGATCACCCGCGACGCCGACATGCAGGCGCCGGCGCGTGTGCTCGACATCGGAGCCGGCGGGCTGCGGCTGCGCAACGATGGCCGCCTGCCGCTGCGCACCGGCGATCGCGTGGTCGTGAGCCTCACGTCCGAGCGCTCGTCGCTGCGGATCGATCTGCCGGTCGAGGTCGTGCGCCGGACCGGCGCCGACGAGGTCGGGGTGCGCTTCTGCGGCCCGCCGCTGTCGCTGCAGCGCTCACTGCAGGCCGCCGACGGCGGCGGGCGGCACGGCACCGGTCGCATGGGCGCCGTCGGCTGA